From the genome of Streptomyces sp. S4.7:
GGAACTCCCGCTCACGGCTCTGGGACTGCCCCCGGGCCAACGCCCGAGGCAGCATCCGGCGCCACAGCTGAACTGAACCCGACCCCAGTACTTCCGTCCCGGAGCAGCAACCCACCCATTGTCCCCACCCATGAGAGGAGGCCGCAGCCATGCCGGACGACATCTCCCGGAGTTCCGGGCAGCACTGGACACAGCAGTCGCACGTATCGCAGCACTCGTCCTCGCACGCCACACCGCTCAGCTCGGAGCACACCGCGGGAGTCCCCACGTCAGCACCGCCGGCGGCATCCGGAGGATTCCCCGCCCTGCCAGGGCGGATGCCCATGACGCCCCCGCTGCGCGTCGTGGTCGCCGACGACAACCCGGTCGTACGGGCGGGTCTGACCGTCCTGCTGTCGGGCCGCGACGACATCGAGGTCGCCGCGGAGGCGGTCGACGGCCGTCAGGCATACGAACAGACCGTCCAACACAAGCCGGACGTGGTCCTGTTGGACGTCCGTATGCCGGGTGTCGACGGAATCTCCGCCCTCCCGCACCTGGTGCGGCTCGCGCCGGTGCTGATGATGACGTACAGCCGCGAGAGCGAGATCGTCCACGAGGCGCTGCGGCTGGGCGCGGGCGGCTATCTCGTCCACGGCGAGTTCACGGCCGACCAACTGGTCGCCGCCGTCCGGGACATCAAGCAGGGCCGGGCCCACTTCACGCACTCGGCCTCCAGCGCGCTGCTGGCGAGCGTCCGGGACGGGGGCGGCGCGGACCCGGGCGCCGGCGCGCTTCCCGAGGGACTGGGGACGGCGTTCACCGGCCCCGGCTACCAGCCCGCACCGCCGACGCATTCGTCTGCAAACGCACACGCCGGTCATGGGCATCCGCCGTACGTTTCTCCTGCAAACCGGCAAGTAACACCCGGTGATCGGGAGTTGAACCGGCAACAATTTGCTCCGGGGCCTTCGCTTTCGCAAGCGAATGTGGCACATTCATCTCAAGCACAGGCGATGCCGGGGATGCCCGGCACGGCCGGGGCGACCGGATCTCCGGAGGGCCTCTACTCGGAGCTGAGCCAGCGGGAGGTGGAGATCATGGACCTGATCGCGTCAGGAATGACGAATCAGCAGATCGCCTCCGCCTGCTTCATCAGTCAGAAGACCGTCAAGAATCACATCAATCGCATCTTCGCCAAACTGAACGCCGGCAGCCGGGGCGAGGCAATCGCCTTCTGGCACGGGGCGCGAGGGGGGTCGGCCGGTCGTGGCTGAGCGCGCTGAGGGCCGCGAGGGCCGTCGCGAGGAGATCGGGGCCCGGCCTGTGGGTTGGGCCCGGGGTTGGGCCTTGGGGCCCATGCCGTGGGGTGTCGTCACGTCGTACTTTTCTCATGTCGCCGGCGCTTCCGGCCGGGAGGAAGCCGGAAGCGCGAGTGACACCAAGGACTCGTACGAGCCGGCCGGTCACCGGCCGGCCGACACCAAAGGGGAAGCTCATGTCGAACGTCACGCTGAAGGCCGCCACGAACGCCAAGCTCTACGTCGGCACCTGGGCGAACACTGCCGTCACGGCGATGAAGCGCCGCAGCGACAAGGGTCAGGGCGCGGTCGAGTACGTCGGCGTCATCGTGCTGGTGGCGCTGATCATCGCCGCGATCGTGGGCTCGGGTGTGGCCGACGAGATCGCGAACGGTCTGACCGCCAAGGTCGGCGAGATCCTCGGCGGCTGATAGTGCGCAGATCCCGCGAAGCAGGGCAGGCCGCTCCCATCTACATCACGATGGTGGCGGGCCTGCTCTTTCTCGCGCTCGCGTTCTTCGCGGTCGGTCAGGCCGGCGCCACACGTAACGGCGCCCAGTCCGCGGCCGACGCGGCAGCACTCGCAGCGGCCCAGGAATCTCGGGACCAGTTCCGACTCGACCTCCTGGGCAATCTGCTCCAGCCCGGCTACCTGGACGACATCTTCAACGGCAACCCACTCGGAACCTTCAACGGCTGCGCCGAGGCCGCCCGCTTCGCCGACAAGAACGAAGCGGACCTCGACACCTCCAAGCCCTCCAGCGGATGCGGCTGGACGGGTGACGGCCGGTGGGGTTTCACGGTCGACGTCATCACTCAGAAGCCGATGGGGGACAGTGTCCTCCCGGGCACCGAGGATGAGAAGGCCGAGGCCCACGCCACGGCCGTCGTCGAACCCCGGTGCAGCTTCAAGCCGGCGGAAGACGACGAGCCGCCGGCCGAAGAGGAGCCCGAGGAGCCCGGTGAGGGTGAAGAGGAGCCGGTATCTCCGGGTGAACTCGTCTGTGACGGCAAGGGTCTGAGTATCGACCCGGTTAATCCTGTGCTGCCTGAGATGTCTGTCCTGTTCTCCGTCCGACTGGCCGAGGACTGACCGCGAGTGAACGCAAAGGAACAATTACTGATGAATATGCGGCATGGAACGAAGGCCAGGAGGGCGGCGGGAAGCGTCCTCGCGGCCGTGGTGCTGACCGTGTCCCTGGCGGCCTGCGGCGGAGGGGACGACGGCGGGGACGACGACGCGGGCAAGTCCTCGTCGTCCTCCGCGCCGGCGGCCGACAAGACGGAGGACGGCGGCGGGAACACGGTGCCGGACACCAGCCAGACGCTGGCCACCGTCAACGGCAGCGACGGATTCCAGGTCGTCATCCACACCGCCGCGCGCGACGACGGCGGGTTCCTGACAGTC
Proteins encoded in this window:
- a CDS encoding response regulator transcription factor, whose amino-acid sequence is MPDDISRSSGQHWTQQSHVSQHSSSHATPLSSEHTAGVPTSAPPAASGGFPALPGRMPMTPPLRVVVADDNPVVRAGLTVLLSGRDDIEVAAEAVDGRQAYEQTVQHKPDVVLLDVRMPGVDGISALPHLVRLAPVLMMTYSRESEIVHEALRLGAGGYLVHGEFTADQLVAAVRDIKQGRAHFTHSASSALLASVRDGGGADPGAGALPEGLGTAFTGPGYQPAPPTHSSANAHAGHGHPPYVSPANRQVTPGDRELNRQQFAPGPSLSQANVAHSSQAQAMPGMPGTAGATGSPEGLYSELSQREVEIMDLIASGMTNQQIASACFISQKTVKNHINRIFAKLNAGSRGEAIAFWHGARGGSAGRG
- a CDS encoding pilus assembly protein TadG-related protein, coding for MRRSREAGQAAPIYITMVAGLLFLALAFFAVGQAGATRNGAQSAADAAALAAAQESRDQFRLDLLGNLLQPGYLDDIFNGNPLGTFNGCAEAARFADKNEADLDTSKPSSGCGWTGDGRWGFTVDVITQKPMGDSVLPGTEDEKAEAHATAVVEPRCSFKPAEDDEPPAEEEPEEPGEGEEEPVSPGELVCDGKGLSIDPVNPVLPEMSVLFSVRLAED